The following coding sequences lie in one Longimicrobiales bacterium genomic window:
- a CDS encoding RNase adapter RapZ encodes MYEAMVRLYSARFGRPPRSILEIAGDGSNRSYYRLIGDDMRTAVGAVGPDHEENRAFISFTNSFRAAGLPVPELYGEDESVGVWIEEDLGDTTLFNALVEARKREPGSPFPDSMLPLYRRVVEVLPRFQVEGGRVIDYSVAYPRDAFDRQSILWDLNYFKYHFLKLAHVQFNEQRLENDFATLADFLLRADTRHFLYRDFQSRNIMMVDDEPYFIDYQGGRRGAPQYDIASLLYDAKADMPNDVRDQLLSHYLDALSGYLDFDRDEFVQLYRGYVLVRIMQAMGAYGYRGFFERKPRFLQSVPFAARNIRRILENGMPVAVPELQEVFERVVDAWAHKGEDADAAPGLTVRLNSFSFKRGYPDDEGGHGGGYVFDCRSLPNPGRHLEYRTMCGRDAGVVEYIERSSESHNYWVHVRALVDSQIEEYLRRGFTSLTISFGCTGGQHRSVYFAERLAAHIRHGYPQVNVRLSHREESLWPKDLENAPVEHEARKPRERGAAQRTSPEDLIDGRRSRVAPTS; translated from the coding sequence ATGTACGAAGCTATGGTTCGCCTGTATTCCGCTCGATTCGGCCGGCCACCGCGTTCCATTCTCGAAATCGCGGGGGACGGCTCGAATCGTTCGTATTACAGGCTGATCGGCGATGACATGCGCACGGCCGTCGGTGCCGTCGGTCCCGACCACGAGGAGAACCGCGCGTTCATCTCGTTTACGAACTCGTTCCGCGCGGCCGGCCTGCCGGTTCCGGAGCTGTACGGTGAGGATGAGTCGGTCGGTGTGTGGATCGAGGAGGACCTCGGCGACACGACGCTGTTCAACGCGCTGGTCGAAGCGCGCAAGCGCGAACCCGGCTCACCGTTCCCGGACTCCATGCTGCCGCTCTACCGTCGGGTGGTCGAGGTGCTGCCGCGCTTCCAGGTGGAGGGGGGACGCGTCATCGATTATTCCGTCGCGTATCCGCGTGACGCGTTCGACCGCCAGTCCATCCTCTGGGACCTGAATTATTTCAAGTATCACTTCCTGAAGCTGGCCCACGTGCAGTTCAACGAGCAGCGGCTCGAGAACGATTTTGCGACGCTCGCCGACTTCCTGCTGCGGGCGGACACGCGCCACTTCCTGTATCGCGACTTCCAGTCGCGCAACATCATGATGGTCGATGATGAGCCCTACTTCATCGACTACCAGGGCGGCCGTCGCGGTGCGCCGCAGTACGACATCGCGTCACTGCTGTATGATGCGAAGGCCGACATGCCGAACGACGTGCGCGATCAGCTCCTCTCGCACTACCTCGACGCGCTGTCCGGCTACCTCGACTTCGATCGCGACGAGTTCGTGCAGCTGTACCGCGGCTACGTGCTCGTGCGCATCATGCAGGCGATGGGGGCGTATGGCTATCGCGGCTTCTTCGAGCGCAAGCCGCGCTTCCTGCAGAGCGTGCCGTTTGCTGCCCGCAACATCCGACGGATCCTCGAGAACGGCATGCCCGTCGCCGTGCCGGAGCTCCAGGAGGTCTTCGAACGCGTCGTCGATGCGTGGGCGCACAAGGGTGAGGACGCCGACGCGGCACCCGGCCTGACGGTGCGCCTGAACAGCTTCAGCTTCAAGCGCGGCTATCCGGACGATGAGGGCGGGCACGGCGGCGGCTACGTGTTCGACTGCCGCAGCCTCCCCAACCCGGGACGGCACCTGGAGTATCGCACGATGTGCGGCCGCGATGCCGGCGTCGTGGAATACATCGAGCGTTCATCCGAGTCACACAACTACTGGGTGCACGTGCGGGCGCTCGTGGACAGCCAGATCGAGGAGTACCTGCGACGCGGCTTCACCAGCCTCACAATCAGCTTCGGCTGCACCGGTGGTCAGCACCGCTCCGTGTATTTTGCCGAGCGGCTCGCGGCTCACATCCGGCACGGATATCCGCAGGTCAACGTGCGACTCTCGCACCGTGAAGAGAGCCTCTGGCCGAAGGACCTGGAGAACGCGCCCGTGGAGCACGAAGCGCGCAAGCCGCGCGAGCGTGGTGCGGCACAGCGCACGTCCCCGGAGGATCTCATCGACGGCCGACGCAGCCGCGTCGCTCCGACGTCCTGA